From one Peredibacter starrii genomic stretch:
- a CDS encoding DUF3413 domain-containing protein, giving the protein MNRRSFGLSWGRKIFFGISWPLSTLIALLYLKSFVLPQTATDWVYYVTTLIGHYGIANALVYFLLYCPIVLLMPTYYVSRFWSLILILVLNSFILLDAIAFSSYQLHIYSFLSKLVMSEGIQNLVGPNGTMLGVIGLIVLAVVIWIRGEKVWRYMQTRFSNPVKNWYLVLIVLCLVIGKAIYHYGSIDPRLSSLFPLDFNPKRETETKVVDTRTLHYPSSKLNCTGKSNPNIVMIVIKEWSQDQLNSELMPNVFHMKRHGVSFNAHYGVSTDANGGIFSLYYSIPSSYQTTAKDINPAIMTEFDRRQYEIVDLGNDASATSTPAEHDEKTVQAFKDWADNRSSEVIQSYSLNLTFVQHPGEVDKHIQTVVLELQKEGLLKDTYIVMTGGYPGASNLMMPLLVFTPERKADEVDHATSHYDVIPTLMDTALGCKKVYHSVGLGTSLYDEGRDWLLVSGQDSFKILDLKNSVLTTVSGGDISDVSLKGGEAQPRRELIFKALKINNKYTKPN; this is encoded by the coding sequence ATGAATCGCAGAAGTTTCGGACTATCTTGGGGACGTAAGATTTTTTTTGGCATTTCTTGGCCATTATCAACACTGATCGCACTCCTTTATCTTAAAAGTTTTGTTCTCCCACAGACAGCAACAGATTGGGTGTATTACGTCACAACGTTAATTGGCCATTATGGTATAGCGAACGCATTGGTGTACTTTCTTTTGTACTGTCCAATCGTTCTCTTGATGCCGACATATTACGTGTCACGATTCTGGTCGCTCATTCTTATTCTGGTGTTGAATTCATTCATCTTACTAGATGCAATTGCATTCTCTTCTTACCAACTTCACATCTACAGCTTCTTATCTAAACTTGTGATGTCAGAAGGTATTCAAAATCTTGTTGGCCCAAATGGAACAATGTTGGGAGTTATCGGGCTTATTGTTCTTGCGGTTGTTATCTGGATCCGTGGTGAAAAAGTTTGGCGTTATATGCAAACTCGTTTCAGTAACCCGGTGAAAAATTGGTACTTAGTTTTAATCGTGCTTTGCTTAGTTATCGGTAAAGCGATCTATCACTACGGAAGTATTGATCCGCGTTTATCTTCACTTTTCCCTCTGGATTTTAATCCTAAGAGAGAAACAGAAACTAAGGTCGTAGATACTCGTACTCTTCATTATCCTTCATCAAAACTTAATTGTACGGGCAAGAGCAATCCAAACATCGTGATGATTGTGATTAAAGAGTGGTCTCAGGATCAATTAAACTCTGAACTTATGCCAAATGTTTTCCATATGAAGAGACATGGTGTGAGCTTCAATGCTCACTATGGTGTTAGTACTGATGCGAACGGTGGGATTTTCTCACTCTATTATTCGATCCCTTCAAGTTATCAGACAACTGCTAAGGACATTAATCCTGCGATCATGACTGAGTTTGATCGTCGTCAGTATGAAATCGTTGATCTTGGTAACGATGCTTCTGCTACATCAACTCCTGCTGAGCATGATGAAAAGACTGTTCAGGCGTTCAAAGACTGGGCCGACAATCGTTCTTCAGAGGTGATTCAATCCTACTCGTTGAATCTGACTTTTGTTCAGCATCCTGGGGAAGTAGATAAGCACATCCAGACAGTGGTGCTTGAGCTTCAAAAAGAAGGTCTTCTTAAAGACACTTATATCGTCATGACAGGTGGATATCCGGGAGCATCGAATTTAATGATGCCACTGCTGGTATTTACTCCAGAGAGAAAAGCAGATGAAGTTGATCATGCTACTTCACACTATGATGTCATTCCAACTCTTATGGACACAGCACTTGGTTGTAAGAAGGTTTATCACTCTGTAGGTTTGGGTACTTCTTTATATGACGAAGGCAGAGACTGGCTTTTAGTGAGTGGTCAGGATAGTTTCAAAATTCTTGATCTTAAAAACTCAGTTCTTACGACAGTTTCCGGGGGAGATATCTCGGATGTTTCTCTTAAAGGTGGCGAGGCCCAGCCACGTCGTGAATTGATCTTTAAGGCCCTTAAGATCAATAACAAATATACAAAACCGAATTAA
- a CDS encoding lytic transglycosylase domain-containing protein, which produces MMKMMAMMPLAVLLLTACSTTTTKKASRKKSYNPSVAEQAEYYRVQEQLIEKDLPNCSGCIHGSAHELTFTAPLQTYEISPEAARELGLTNTKFDIPVTWNKQTAMWVKFFTGRGRKHFVNYTQRAGRYAPVLSKIMADNGLPRDLIYLAMAESGFQNHARSWAKAVGPWQFMPATGKKFGLNIDWYVDERRDPLKATIAAANYLKMLHGLFGSWELAAAGYNAGEGKVARAIRMYRTKDFWQMSKGRYLRPETKNYVPKIMALAIIGKNLDVFGFTDIEFEKALDYEEIMVKGNADLYEVAEVLELDFEEVKRYNPEVTRWQIPPYVETYPLRVPVGAKDAWDEYKDKDSVVADSFKTYVTNGQSSLQHISRKFKVPVDVLAEINPDISDKKLGPKTVVYLPFREDHSLHASMYADIYEKSTKRNSRRRSYDRLISSYGKKGKLIKNPSVFYTVKKGDTLWRVAQRTGVPMSTIIRTNRHIIKRRSILPGDRLAIR; this is translated from the coding sequence ATGATGAAAATGATGGCCATGATGCCGCTTGCAGTTTTGCTTCTTACGGCATGTTCGACAACGACCACCAAAAAAGCATCCCGTAAAAAATCCTATAATCCTTCCGTTGCTGAACAGGCCGAGTATTATCGTGTTCAAGAACAACTAATTGAAAAAGATCTTCCTAATTGTTCTGGCTGTATCCATGGATCTGCCCATGAGCTTACATTTACAGCTCCACTTCAAACTTATGAGATCTCTCCTGAGGCAGCTCGTGAGCTAGGTCTTACTAATACAAAATTTGATATTCCTGTTACTTGGAATAAACAGACTGCTATGTGGGTGAAGTTCTTCACTGGCCGCGGTCGTAAGCATTTCGTGAACTACACTCAACGTGCTGGTCGTTATGCCCCAGTTCTTTCAAAAATCATGGCGGACAATGGTCTTCCACGCGATCTTATTTATCTAGCAATGGCAGAATCTGGTTTCCAAAACCACGCTCGCTCTTGGGCGAAAGCGGTTGGTCCTTGGCAGTTCATGCCAGCCACTGGGAAAAAATTCGGTCTTAACATTGACTGGTATGTAGATGAGAGACGTGACCCACTTAAGGCCACGATCGCAGCTGCAAACTATCTAAAGATGCTTCACGGTCTATTCGGTTCTTGGGAACTAGCGGCCGCTGGTTACAACGCTGGAGAAGGGAAAGTCGCACGCGCGATTCGCATGTACCGCACGAAAGATTTCTGGCAAATGTCGAAGGGTCGTTACCTTCGTCCGGAAACAAAGAACTATGTTCCTAAAATCATGGCCCTTGCGATCATTGGTAAAAACTTAGACGTATTTGGTTTTACTGATATCGAATTTGAGAAGGCCCTTGATTACGAAGAAATCATGGTAAAAGGTAACGCCGATCTTTACGAAGTGGCGGAAGTTCTTGAGCTAGATTTCGAAGAAGTTAAACGTTACAACCCTGAAGTAACGAGATGGCAAATCCCTCCTTATGTAGAAACGTATCCACTTCGTGTTCCAGTAGGCGCGAAAGACGCATGGGATGAGTATAAAGATAAAGATTCAGTAGTTGCTGATAGCTTTAAAACTTATGTGACAAATGGTCAGTCTTCACTTCAGCACATTTCTCGTAAGTTCAAAGTTCCGGTAGATGTTCTGGCCGAGATCAACCCTGATATCTCAGACAAGAAGCTTGGACCAAAAACTGTTGTTTATCTTCCATTTCGCGAAGATCATTCTCTTCACGCCAGCATGTATGCTGACATTTATGAGAAATCTACTAAAAGAAACTCTCGTCGTCGTAGTTACGATCGTCTGATCTCTTCTTATGGGAAGAAAGGTAAGCTGATTAAGAACCCTTCTGTGTTCTATACAGTGAAAAAAGGCGATACATTGTGGCGCGTGGCCCAAAGAACAGGTGTTCCGATGAGTACAATCATTCGAACTAACCGTCATATCATCAAGAGACGTTCAATTCTTCCTGGTGATCGTCTGGCCATTCGTTAA
- the lgt gene encoding prolipoprotein diacylglyceryl transferase, whose product MNQEWIDPVIFAVGPLQVRWYGAMYVLGFVVGSFLLKYLANKKFWPLDKEAIDKYVTMLIIGMFLGARLFYVFIYNWEYYSVNLMDIFSVWKGGLSFHGAVFGMCIATLMFAKKHNVHFFQIADCLAVAGSPGLLFGRLGNFINGELYGRVTDSWAGIVFPGGGPFPRHPSQLYEGLLEGIFLFAILFYIHKRERFYGVVSAVFLLGYGVFRFIVEFFREPDAQLGYYLGYFTMGQFLCLAMIVLSYFILMLAKKANVKNPLTQR is encoded by the coding sequence ATGAACCAAGAATGGATTGACCCTGTTATTTTCGCAGTTGGACCTTTACAAGTACGCTGGTACGGCGCCATGTATGTTTTGGGCTTTGTGGTTGGTAGCTTCCTATTGAAGTATCTTGCCAATAAAAAGTTCTGGCCCTTGGATAAAGAGGCGATTGATAAATACGTAACGATGCTCATCATCGGTATGTTTCTTGGTGCGCGACTTTTCTATGTTTTCATTTATAACTGGGAATACTATTCAGTTAACCTGATGGACATCTTTTCGGTTTGGAAAGGTGGACTTTCATTCCACGGTGCCGTTTTCGGAATGTGTATAGCGACTCTAATGTTCGCTAAAAAACACAACGTACATTTCTTTCAGATTGCGGATTGTCTGGCCGTTGCCGGTTCACCCGGACTTCTTTTTGGTCGTCTTGGTAACTTCATCAATGGTGAGCTTTATGGACGTGTGACTGATTCATGGGCCGGAATTGTTTTTCCTGGCGGTGGTCCTTTTCCTCGTCATCCTTCACAGCTTTATGAAGGACTTCTGGAAGGGATTTTTCTTTTCGCGATTCTTTTCTACATCCACAAGCGTGAACGTTTCTACGGCGTCGTGAGTGCGGTGTTCTTGTTGGGCTATGGTGTGTTCCGCTTTATCGTGGAATTTTTTAGAGAGCCGGATGCGCAGCTCGGTTACTATCTTGGATACTTCACAATGGGTCAGTTCTTGTGTTTAGCGATGATTGTACTTTCGTACTTCATCCTGATGCTTGCTAAGAAGGCCAACGTGAAGAACCCTTTGACTCAGCGCTAA
- a CDS encoding aminotransferase class III-fold pyridoxal phosphate-dependent enzyme: protein MTIQQTLLLNQKLKTTADKDLFSYYARPLTSKLLETMELAKHFYHGEGDYLFYEKDQKIHRVLDLTGGYGANILGHRNPHILAKVQEWHDKGSPSLTQGSIRQEAGKLAKRISDTLHQETGEGPWITTFSNSGTEAVEAALKHCLIYFGHKLIEVEQEIEKEMNVALIKIKRSHENIQAKFVRNLRVELTEKISDLKMNEERKSYFIHQINNALDIDELVSLIRDINKKQLSQRPGFLALEKGYHGKTMGSLGLTFNEGFRAPFYLGGDDNKTTKFISQYIDQLSFEKIIEDSKQDLIFISETPNGVGWAKHSFSLLAGAFVEPIQGEAGVLPVNTPFLALLKKFSLQEDFLLVFDEIQAGMYRTGKMASGTHTDITPDIYTFSKSLGGGIAKIAATSINNRKYVEDFGFLHTSTFSDDYFSSSVALEVLNVLQGENSPLTEGLKTADFMVARLEWLRSKYPNIIKEIRGKGMMLAIEFYDIFKEMGFEFKTICDSNMQGYMMASVLLNHENIRMSPSLSNNLTLRIAPSLYFTIIQVEELIQALDNMGRALNERNVAYFLSSIYPGEAVTNEMTDALKTEVTGERPISVFLCHLIDEAHIKKVTKSLKGVQGERLLRKLALPKDLAEFEIYHAQTIVDNNGVEMDVVMLGIPVTSEELKKTFTSRNKYKVVQKVQNAVDFAKEIGASTVGLGQFTSIVSGNGLYLNSRGMNLTTGNAYTISLTVQSAIRSAEEKNIDLKNSTVALIGAAGNIMSVATSLMADHVGKVIMLHHSPLESSLKYQEATKRILDEIAASKADSKVVEIVSKHWKDRDLLKFLNNEEVKEVFVASADITQIKEADMVLCGASASNGFLSLDLFKQNAVVVDVAVPPSIKPEMIAKIESERPDLTYHLGGVASIPQDQSLNFIVFPLGHNECYACMAETFSLGFSGKKNFLNIGDLSKDIVMEVQDISKSVGFTLGKVKTKSSL, encoded by the coding sequence ATGACTATACAACAAACCTTGCTCTTGAATCAAAAGTTAAAGACCACGGCCGACAAGGACCTCTTCTCGTATTACGCCCGTCCTTTGACTTCAAAACTCCTTGAGACAATGGAACTCGCCAAGCACTTTTATCATGGTGAGGGTGACTATCTATTCTATGAAAAAGATCAAAAAATTCACCGTGTATTAGATCTAACTGGTGGCTATGGAGCAAATATCCTGGGCCACAGAAACCCTCATATTCTGGCGAAAGTTCAAGAGTGGCATGACAAAGGTTCACCTTCTCTTACACAGGGAAGTATCCGACAGGAAGCAGGCAAACTCGCGAAAAGAATTTCAGACACTCTTCATCAGGAGACCGGTGAAGGTCCTTGGATCACAACTTTTTCAAACTCAGGAACTGAGGCGGTTGAAGCAGCTCTAAAACACTGTTTGATCTACTTTGGTCATAAACTAATTGAAGTAGAGCAAGAGATTGAAAAAGAAATGAATGTTGCCCTCATTAAAATCAAGCGTTCACATGAGAACATTCAGGCAAAGTTTGTCCGTAATCTTCGTGTTGAGTTAACTGAAAAGATCTCTGATCTAAAGATGAATGAAGAAAGAAAGTCCTACTTCATTCACCAAATCAACAATGCTCTTGATATTGATGAACTCGTTTCATTGATTAGAGACATTAATAAAAAACAACTTTCTCAAAGACCTGGTTTCCTTGCTCTTGAAAAAGGCTATCACGGGAAGACCATGGGTTCTCTTGGCCTTACATTCAATGAGGGTTTCAGAGCTCCATTCTATTTAGGCGGAGATGACAACAAAACCACTAAATTTATTTCTCAATACATTGATCAATTAAGCTTCGAGAAAATTATTGAAGATTCAAAGCAGGATTTGATCTTCATCTCTGAAACTCCAAATGGAGTCGGCTGGGCCAAGCACTCATTCTCACTTCTTGCCGGTGCATTTGTTGAACCGATTCAAGGTGAGGCAGGAGTTCTGCCGGTTAATACTCCATTTTTAGCACTTCTAAAAAAATTCTCACTTCAAGAAGATTTCCTTCTTGTGTTTGATGAAATTCAGGCGGGGATGTACCGTACTGGAAAAATGGCCTCAGGAACTCATACTGATATTACGCCTGATATCTATACTTTCTCTAAGTCTCTTGGTGGTGGTATTGCAAAAATCGCTGCGACATCAATTAACAACAGAAAATATGTAGAGGACTTCGGATTCCTTCATACTTCTACTTTCAGTGATGATTATTTCTCATCAAGCGTGGCCCTAGAGGTTCTAAATGTACTTCAAGGCGAAAATTCACCTCTTACTGAAGGGCTTAAGACGGCTGATTTCATGGTCGCTCGTCTTGAATGGCTGCGTTCAAAATACCCGAACATTATTAAAGAAATTCGCGGTAAAGGCATGATGCTGGCGATTGAGTTCTATGACATCTTTAAAGAGATGGGCTTTGAATTTAAAACAATTTGCGACTCAAATATGCAGGGTTATATGATGGCCTCGGTTCTTCTGAACCATGAGAACATCCGTATGAGTCCTTCCCTATCAAATAATTTAACTTTGAGAATTGCTCCAAGTCTTTACTTCACGATTATCCAAGTAGAAGAACTTATCCAGGCCCTTGATAATATGGGCCGTGCTCTAAATGAGCGTAATGTTGCCTACTTCTTATCTTCGATTTATCCAGGCGAAGCAGTTACCAATGAAATGACTGATGCGCTTAAAACGGAAGTTACGGGCGAAAGACCAATCAGCGTTTTTCTTTGCCACCTAATTGATGAAGCTCACATTAAAAAAGTAACGAAATCACTTAAAGGTGTTCAAGGGGAAAGACTCCTCAGAAAACTTGCTCTTCCAAAAGATCTGGCTGAATTCGAAATTTATCACGCTCAAACTATTGTGGATAACAATGGTGTTGAGATGGATGTGGTGATGCTTGGGATTCCGGTGACATCAGAAGAACTAAAGAAAACATTTACTTCAAGAAACAAATATAAAGTCGTTCAAAAAGTTCAAAATGCAGTGGATTTCGCCAAAGAAATTGGAGCTTCAACTGTTGGCCTGGGTCAATTCACTTCAATTGTTTCGGGCAACGGCCTGTATCTTAACTCGCGTGGAATGAACCTTACGACCGGTAACGCTTATACAATCTCTCTAACTGTGCAATCTGCTATTCGTTCAGCAGAAGAGAAGAACATTGATCTTAAGAATTCAACCGTTGCCCTTATCGGCGCAGCCGGGAATATCATGTCAGTGGCAACTAGCCTCATGGCAGATCATGTTGGCAAGGTGATCATGCTTCACCACTCGCCTCTTGAATCAAGCTTAAAATACCAAGAAGCAACGAAACGCATTCTGGATGAAATCGCGGCATCAAAGGCCGATTCAAAAGTCGTGGAAATTGTTTCTAAACATTGGAAAGACAGAGACCTATTGAAGTTCTTAAATAACGAAGAAGTAAAAGAAGTATTCGTAGCTTCGGCCGATATCACTCAAATTAAAGAGGCCGACATGGTTCTGTGTGGAGCAAGCGCCTCGAATGGTTTCTTGAGCCTGGATCTTTTTAAACAAAACGCAGTAGTGGTTGATGTGGCCGTTCCTCCATCAATCAAACCTGAAATGATCGCAAAAATTGAATCGGAAAGACCTGATCTGACTTATCACCTTGGTGGCGTGGCCTCAATTCCACAAGACCAATCTCTAAATTTCATTGTGTTCCCTCTTGGCCACAATGAATGTTACGCCTGCATGGCCGAGACCTTCTCACTAGGTTTTAGCGGTAAGAAGAATTTCCTTAATATCGGTGATTTAAGTAAAGACATCGTCATGGAAGTTCAAGACATTTCTAAGAGTGTGGGATTCACATTAGGTAAAGTTAAAACAAAAAGCTCTCTATAA
- a CDS encoding cytochrome P450, with the protein MSYFESYATLKEYRRDPLGFVIKMHEKHGHRIHLNFFGKDVFIISDPQDVLHVLKTNNNGYTKGRTTKALRSFLGRGLITNDGDSWRKQHRLIRPIMNIKSVYELAPRILSTSMEFVPEIEKQTEVNAFREMNRLTWRIVLKTLFSQEITTEMDDWLEDILDLMQIVTSKTRSSIPVPFWVPTKNHQRMKKIIEKFDHHVYGIIKERREGQKKHDLLQLLIDAQEEGTAQMTDLEIRDEIMTFMMAGHETITNSMTWTLMELAKNPSYKDLLKVEADTFFKNKNFEELNAMPWHGAVIDEVMRLWPPVWVFMRQAEVPDQIGALKIPPKANVVLAPYLSHRAKDLWERPNEFWPERFLPTEKKKIVQGAFYPYGLGPRACIGAYFAGMEAKIILATLIQHFDWDMVNFEKEQRNEAGISLRPLNNILMNFRRRT; encoded by the coding sequence ATGAGCTACTTTGAATCCTATGCGACTTTAAAAGAATATCGTCGAGATCCTTTAGGGTTTGTGATTAAGATGCATGAGAAACATGGACATCGCATTCACTTGAACTTCTTTGGGAAAGACGTTTTCATTATCAGTGATCCTCAGGACGTTCTGCATGTTCTGAAAACAAATAACAATGGTTACACTAAAGGTCGCACTACAAAGGCCCTTCGATCATTTCTGGGACGTGGGCTGATTACAAATGATGGTGATTCCTGGCGTAAGCAGCATCGTCTCATTCGTCCTATCATGAATATCAAAAGTGTTTATGAACTGGCCCCGCGAATTCTCTCGACCTCTATGGAGTTTGTTCCGGAGATTGAAAAGCAAACGGAAGTTAATGCTTTCCGAGAGATGAACCGACTTACCTGGCGTATCGTTCTGAAGACCCTCTTCTCTCAAGAAATCACCACAGAAATGGATGATTGGCTGGAAGATATTCTTGATCTTATGCAAATTGTGACGAGCAAGACCCGTTCATCAATTCCTGTTCCTTTTTGGGTCCCGACTAAAAACCATCAACGAATGAAAAAGATCATTGAGAAATTTGATCATCATGTTTATGGGATCATTAAAGAGCGCAGGGAAGGTCAGAAGAAACATGATCTATTGCAGCTCCTAATCGATGCCCAGGAAGAGGGCACTGCTCAAATGACTGACCTTGAGATCAGGGATGAAATTATGACTTTCATGATGGCCGGTCATGAAACGATTACGAATTCGATGACCTGGACTTTGATGGAGCTTGCAAAAAATCCTTCATACAAAGATCTACTCAAAGTTGAAGCTGATACTTTTTTTAAAAATAAAAACTTCGAAGAACTCAATGCCATGCCTTGGCATGGAGCCGTCATTGATGAAGTGATGCGACTCTGGCCTCCGGTATGGGTTTTCATGCGACAAGCAGAAGTGCCGGACCAAATAGGGGCCTTAAAAATTCCTCCAAAGGCCAATGTGGTTCTTGCCCCATACTTAAGTCATCGAGCGAAAGATCTTTGGGAAAGACCTAATGAGTTCTGGCCCGAGCGTTTTCTTCCGACTGAGAAAAAGAAAATCGTTCAAGGCGCTTTCTATCCCTATGGGCTTGGACCTCGTGCCTGTATAGGTGCTTACTTTGCAGGTATGGAGGCGAAAATCATTCTTGCCACCTTGATCCAACATTTTGATTGGGACATGGTGAACTTCGAAAAAGAGCAGAGAAACGAAGCGGGAATCAGCCTTCGACCTCTCAATAATATTTTGATGAATTTCAGGAGAAGAACTTGA
- a CDS encoding PEP/pyruvate-binding domain-containing protein: protein MNYISSQKELASVELVGGKGAHLQKLVHWGAPVASFFVLTTESFKYFLQHQKLPFEVETKFQEFFKAHPTIALRSSMISEDNADSSFAGLFETILDVTERTWKDSLFKIYASVHSDRVKEYIQKKDLKVDLLMAVVAQEQIQVEKSGVLFTRSPVEPTSVIAIDAAFGMGEGVVSGHAIVDHYQYTRNLELVSHLAQNDRAVLTESEIQELIGISLKMEKAIDLPSDIEWGFKDGKLYLFQIRPITRSFEPLKVFVDTNLSESYPGTVSPFSASFVKKAYENVFRESAVILGAHGKRLEILNRHYRNLISVVDDHLYYNLEHYYAVLRALPGGEKNIHNWHQMIGGKVSGVDIPHHDTELSKFETIVTIKTLLKLILHRKKIFGPLLMDFEKNHASIEADIKKLKSSKETIEYITGLMNRPLGFGLTIVNDIFVMMGLGILTKVLKKKGLPEDQVIDLLKTTEGVDSVKPLEHFNQVVSKLSEKFLEALAKSDLQIGFHPYENVFRHLKNKGFGEEVQALEEFLAKYGDRSFEELKLESLPMKNNPILVNQLLQWAKKNPSIIKPTHHKIYDIELSWIERKVVTFTQEAIAMREATRLWRGRYYHLYRQLVLKVGQDLMNENESWKLFGLLDFFSLSSAEWLSYASGAMSTEEAQTLISKRKSWQTKKQNYPEIIPWVETEALPKLSANTEMGALNGQGVSPGITEAEALVLENPNDALQSNLKEFILVTKNTDPAWVYIMSRSKGLISEKGSLLSHTAIIGRELNVPTIVGVKHATQKIKTGDRLRIDATKGTIEVL from the coding sequence ATGAATTATATAAGCTCTCAAAAAGAATTAGCATCGGTAGAGCTGGTTGGTGGCAAAGGTGCCCACCTTCAAAAGCTCGTCCATTGGGGAGCGCCGGTCGCATCGTTCTTTGTACTTACTACTGAGAGTTTTAAATACTTCCTTCAACATCAGAAACTTCCTTTTGAAGTGGAGACGAAGTTTCAGGAATTTTTCAAAGCGCATCCTACGATTGCTTTAAGAAGTTCTATGATCTCAGAAGATAACGCTGATTCAAGCTTTGCCGGATTGTTTGAAACCATTCTGGATGTAACTGAGAGAACGTGGAAAGATTCACTTTTTAAAATTTATGCCTCTGTTCATTCAGATAGAGTAAAAGAGTATATTCAAAAGAAAGATCTGAAAGTCGATCTTCTCATGGCGGTTGTGGCCCAAGAACAGATTCAAGTAGAGAAGAGTGGGGTCCTCTTTACTCGTTCTCCAGTTGAGCCAACCTCAGTAATTGCCATCGATGCTGCTTTTGGAATGGGAGAAGGTGTAGTTTCTGGGCACGCTATCGTTGATCACTATCAATACACACGTAATTTAGAATTGGTCTCGCATCTGGCGCAAAATGATAGGGCCGTTTTAACTGAATCGGAAATCCAAGAACTCATCGGCATTTCGCTCAAAATGGAAAAAGCGATTGATCTTCCGAGTGATATCGAATGGGGCTTCAAAGATGGAAAACTTTATCTTTTTCAGATTCGTCCCATTACTCGATCATTTGAGCCACTGAAGGTTTTCGTCGATACGAATTTATCTGAATCATATCCCGGGACGGTGAGTCCTTTCTCGGCGAGCTTTGTAAAAAAGGCCTACGAAAATGTGTTCCGTGAATCAGCGGTCATTTTAGGGGCCCATGGAAAACGATTGGAGATTCTCAATCGTCACTATAGAAATTTAATCAGTGTGGTAGATGACCATCTTTACTACAACCTCGAACACTATTATGCCGTTTTAAGAGCACTTCCTGGGGGAGAAAAAAACATTCATAATTGGCACCAGATGATTGGTGGCAAAGTGAGTGGTGTTGATATTCCTCACCATGATACTGAGCTTTCCAAATTTGAGACCATTGTGACCATTAAGACCTTGCTGAAACTGATTCTTCATCGAAAGAAGATCTTTGGTCCACTCTTGATGGACTTTGAAAAAAATCATGCCTCGATTGAGGCCGACATCAAAAAGTTGAAAAGTTCAAAAGAAACTATCGAGTATATTACTGGCCTCATGAATCGGCCGCTGGGCTTTGGTCTAACGATTGTAAATGATATCTTCGTCATGATGGGACTTGGGATTCTAACAAAAGTATTGAAGAAGAAAGGACTCCCGGAAGATCAAGTCATCGATCTTCTAAAGACCACTGAAGGTGTGGACTCAGTTAAACCTTTGGAACATTTTAATCAGGTGGTTTCTAAGTTAAGTGAAAAGTTTCTTGAGGCCCTTGCAAAATCTGATCTGCAGATTGGATTTCATCCTTATGAGAATGTCTTTCGCCATTTAAAAAATAAAGGATTCGGGGAAGAGGTTCAGGCCTTAGAAGAATTTTTAGCCAAATATGGTGATCGCTCTTTCGAGGAATTGAAACTCGAAAGTCTTCCCATGAAGAACAATCCTATTCTTGTGAATCAACTCCTCCAATGGGCCAAAAAGAATCCTTCGATTATTAAACCGACACATCATAAAATTTACGATATTGAGCTTTCCTGGATAGAGAGAAAAGTGGTCACCTTTACGCAAGAAGCGATTGCAATGAGGGAAGCGACACGATTGTGGCGAGGACGCTATTACCATTTATATCGTCAACTCGTTTTGAAAGTTGGCCAAGATTTGATGAATGAAAATGAGTCCTGGAAATTATTTGGTCTCTTGGATTTTTTCTCACTTAGTTCTGCGGAATGGTTATCTTATGCCTCAGGAGCGATGAGTACTGAAGAGGCCCAGACCTTAATCAGTAAACGTAAAAGCTGGCAGACAAAGAAACAGAACTATCCAGAGATCATCCCGTGGGTAGAAACAGAAGCGCTTCCAAAGCTCTCAGCTAATACCGAGATGGGAGCGTTAAATGGTCAAGGTGTTTCCCCTGGGATCACTGAGGCCGAAGCTTTGGTGCTGGAAAATCCAAACGATGCTCTTCAATCTAATTTAAAAGAGTTTATTCTTGTTACCAAGAACACTGACCCGGCGTGGGTCTATATCATGTCTCGAAGTAAGGGACTGATCTCTGAAAAGGGATCACTCCTTAGTCACACGGCCATCATTGGTAGGGAACTGAATGTTCCAACCATTGTGGGTGTAAAACACGCGACCCAAAAAATCAAAACGGGTGATCGTTTAAGAATTGATGCGACCAAGGGAACAATTGAGGTCTTATGA